The Clupea harengus chromosome 6, Ch_v2.0.2, whole genome shotgun sequence genome contains a region encoding:
- the cog4 gene encoding conserved oligomeric Golgi complex subunit 4 has translation MSDLGIVCKHTNVSALNEETIEDLTELEDLEEVYLQLCNEQKQVQAYLQVLGDQQGTIENKMQLLQRMRPKLQLIEGDASQLGGMINFTCSLAENVSSKVRQLDLTKKRLYQAIQRADDILDLKFCTDGVQTALQSHDYEQAAAHIHRYLSLDQSVIELSRQGGESSSVETSLALLKEAEVQLKALVTKRLEEAVAADDLAQVERFFKILPLLGLHDKGLALFANYLSNQLASKAQDNLMLAITSDIGERRAPMIFVDTLTLLLEGIARVIETHQPIVETYYGPGRMHRLLSHLQAECDKQAQSVVDKFIQNRDYQIKFQVVQASMLKGVSTEKIVLRELDAVLSEVTLMNSRSELYLRFLRRRMLADFEVADATTADSVSQEHLQDVECLLKECELSRRMQELIGCYIPMEEYYMRETVNKAVTMDNWEVGQMTSSMVDDVFYIVKKCIGRALSSNSSDCACAMINLATNLLENDFREVLVSRLQVGYPSSTLADLQRGVSSAVILMQSSLQHGKIHTHIESQEQAKNAYLVTLNNVDVCSENISTLKKNLESDYSKLLNQGAGSEHAQAKIDSCLMDMVHTSSKFKDLLQEGLLELNNSAIKSQVKPWITNFLSFSHNIEEEEFGEYEANDPWVQQLIVQLEQLMAEFKDSLSLAIFDALTSLMMNFISMEMEKTVFKCTFSRLGGLQFDKELRSLVAYLSSVTSWTIRDKFSRLTQMATILNLEKVLEILDYWGPNSAPLTWRLTPAEVRQVLSLRVDFRSEDIKRLRL, from the exons ATGTCGGATTTAGGGATAGTTTGTAAACACACGAACGTTTCTGCTCTCAACGAGGAAACAATTGAAGACTTGACAGAACTCGAGGATCTGGAAGAGGTTTATTTACAGCTCTGTAATGAACAG AAACAGGTCCAGGCATATCTCCAGGTACTGGGGGACCAACAGGGGACCATTGAGAACAAGATGCAGTTGCTTCAGAGGATGAG GCCGAAATTGCAGCTGATTGAAGGAGATGCTTCTCAACTTGGTGGAATGATTAATTTCACCTGTAGTCTTGCTGAAAATGTCAGCAGCAAAGTCAGGCAACTGGACCTCACCAAG AAACGATTGTATCAGGCTATACAACGTGCCGATGATATACTGGACTTGAAGTTCTGCACAGATGGTGTTCAGACGGCCTTACAGAGCCACGACTATGAGCAAGCAGCTGCTCATATCCACCGCTACCTTTCACTCGACCAGTCAGTCATAGAGCTCAGTCGACAGGGAGGAGAAA GCAGCAGTGTGGAAACAAGCCTTGCCTTGTTGAAGGAGGCAGAGGTGCAGCTTAAAGCTCTGGTGACCAAGCGCCTTGAGGAAGCCGTAGCTGCAGACGACCTCGCTCAGGTGGAGCGCTTCTTCAAGATCCTTCCACTGCTAGGCCTACATGACAAGGGCCTTGCACTGTTTGCTAATTACCTCAGCAAtcag CTGGCAAGTAAAGCACAGGACAATCTGATGTTGGCCATCACTTCTGATATAGGAGAAAGAAGAGCGCCCATGATCTTTGTAGACACTCTGACACTGCTGCTGGAAG GAATCGCCCGTGTTATTGAGACCCATCAGCCTATTGTGGAAACATATTATGGGCCAGGACGCATGCACAGACTCCTCAGTCACCTTCAAGCAGAGTGTGACAAGCAGGCCCAGAGCGTAGTGGACAAGTTCATCCAGAACAGAGACTACCAAATTAAG TTTCAGGTGGTCCAGGCCAGTATGCTGAAGGGTGTGTCCACAGAGAAGATCGTGCTCAG GGAATTAGATGCTGTCCTATCAGAAGTCACTCTTATGAACTCTAGGTCGGAGCTTTATCTCCGTTTCTTAAGGAGACGCATGTTGGCTGACTTTGAAGTGGCAGATGCCACGACGGCTGATAGTGTTTCTCAGG agcaCCTGCAGGATGTGGAGTGTCTATTGAAGGAGTGTGAATTGAGCCGTCGTATGCAGGAATTGATTGGCTGTTACATACCCATGGAGGAGTACTACATGAGAGAAACTGTCAACAAG GCCGTCACCATGGACAACTGGGAGGTGGGTCAGATGACGTCCAGCATGGTGGACGACGTGTTTTACATCGTGAAGAAGTGCATTGGCCGCGCCCTGAGCAGCAACTCTTCTGACTGCGCGTGTGCCATGATCAATCTTGCCACCAATCTTCTAGAGAACGACTTCAG agaggtaCTTGTCTCTAGGTTGCAGGTGGGTTATCCCAGCAGCACTTTAGCAGACCTGCAGAGAGGTGTGAGCAGTGCTGTCATTCTAATGCAGAGCAGTCTTCAGCATGggaaaatacatacacacattgagaGCCAGGAGCAGGCCAAGAATGCCTACCTT GTGACCCTAAACAATGTGGATGTTTGCAGTGAGAACATCAGCACACTGAAGAAGAACTTGGAG AGCGATTACTCTAAGCTTTTAAATCAAGGGGCAGGATCTGAACATGCTCAGGCCAAAATTGACAGCTGTTTAATGGACATGGTGCACACATCTAGCAAGTTCAAGGATCTGCTTCAG gaaggtTTATTGGAGTTGAATAACTCTGCCATCAAGTCTCAAGTAAAGCCCTGGATCACCAacttcctgtctttctcacaTAACATTGAAGAG GAGGAGTTTGGGGAGTATGAGGCCAACGACCCGTGGGTCCAGCAACTCATTGTCCAATTAGAGCAGCTCATGGCGGAGTTCAAG GACTCGCTTTCACTAGCTATCTTTGACGCTCTGACCAGTTTGATGATGAACTTCATTTCGATGGAAATGGAGAAGACCGTGTTTAAATGCACCTTCAGCAGG cTGGGTGGGCTGCAGTTTGATAAAGAGTTGCGCTCTCTTGTGGCATATCTCTCCTCGGTGACTTCCTGGACCATCAGAGACAAATTTTCTCGACTCACGCAGATGGCTACGATACTTAATTTGGAAAAG GTATTGGAAATCCTGGACTATTGGGGTCCTAACTCGGCTCCACTGACATGGCGTCTGACCCCTGCAGAGGTGCGCCAGGTGTTGTCCCTTCGCGTGGACTTCCGCAGTGAGGATATAAAGAGGCTACGCCTGTAA